The following nucleotide sequence is from Acidovorax radicis.
AATCCCCTGTGCCCGCTGCGACGTAGTGCAGCGTCAGGTCGATGGTGGCCACCCCATACGCGGCCGGGTCGTGCGCACGTGCGGCCGCAGCCAAGGTGCAGTCCAGCAGCGTGGCAATCGAGCCGCCGTGGACCTCGCCACGGCTGTTGGCTTGGTCCGCCTGGAAGCCCATGCGCACCTGGGCCATGTCGTTGCCGATGCGCTCGCCGCGCAGCGCCATGGCGCGGGCCATGGCCATGGGCAAGCCGAAGAACATGTCGGGGGCTTCGCCGACGAAGGGGCTGGCGGGGATGTTGTCGTGATCGGTGGACGGGTGCTGCATGGCGTGGATTGTCAGTTGTTCATGGCGGGCCCGCACGGCACGGCCCAGGCGGCGGGCAGTCGCGCAAGGGCCGCCTCGCCGCATAGCGGCTCAGGGGGGTCAATCCACTTTTGCGCCCGTGGACTTGACCACGGCGGCCCAGCGTGTGATCTCACGCTCGATATGCGCCTGCAGCGCTTCGGGCGTGGAGCCCACGGGTTCGTAGCCGCCAGCGGCCATCTGCGCCTGCAGCTGGGGCTGGCGCAGTGCGGTGGCGATTTCGCGGCTCAGGCGCTGGGTGATCTCCGGCGGCGTGCCGGCCGGTGCGATCAGCGCATACCAGCCGGTCACGTCGAAGCCGGCGATGCCCTGCTCCTGCACCGTCGCCACTTCGGGCGCCAGGGCCGAGCGCTGCGGGCTGGTGGCGGCCAGCGCATGCATGCGCCCGCCACGGATGTGTGGCATGGAGGTGGAAATGCTGTCGAACGTGAGGTCGATGTCGCCAGCCAGCATGGCATTGACCACGCCAGCGCTGCCCTTGTAGGGCACATGCGTCATCTTGACCCCCGCGATGCTGCTGAAATACTCGGCGGCCAGGTGCCCGGTGTTGCCGTTGCCGGCCGAGCCAAAGGTGAGCTTGCCCGGCGCTGCCTTCGCCGCCTGGATCAGTTCCTGCATGTTCCGGGCAGGCAGCTTGCCGCTGGCCGCCACCACCATGGGCAGGTTGGCCACCAACGACACGGGCGCGAAGTCCTTGCGCGTGTCGTAAGGCAGCTTGGGGTAAAGGCTGTCATTGATGGCATGCGCGGCCAGCACCATGAGCACGGTGTAGCCATCGGGCTTGGCCCGCGCCACATACTGCGAGGCCAGCGTGCCGCCCGCGCCGGGCTTGTATTCCAGCACCACGGTCTGCCCCAGCTGCTGCTGCAGCTGCATGGCCAGCGGCCGGCCCAGCAGGTCGGCGCTGCCGCCGGGTGGGTAGGGAATCACCAGCTGTATGGGCTTGGCGGGCCAGGGGTCTGCGGCCTGGGCTGCGGGCGCCAGCAGGGCGGTGGCGCTCAGCGTCAGGGTGGCAAGCACGGCGCGGCGCCGCCGGGTGGAGTGGGGCATGGGCATGGCGGTCTCCTGATCGGGGTGGGGAAAAAGTCAGTCGTTCACGGGGGTGGTCTGCAGGTACTGCTCGCGCAGCGTGCGTTTGAGCACCTTGCCGATCTCGCTGCGCGGCAGGCGTTCGGTCAGTTGCAAGTCGGCCACGCGCTGGGTCTTGCCCACGCGGGCGTTGAGCCAGTCGCGCAGCTCTGCGGCCGTGGGCTGCGTGCCCGCCAGCGGCACCACATAGGCGACGGGGGTCTCACCCCACTGCTCGGAAGGCACGCCCACCACGGCGCACTCAGCCACTTGCGGGTGCTGGCACAGCACGCTCTCGATATCGCTTGGGTAGACGTTGAAGCCGCCCGTGATGATCATGTCCTTCTTGCGGTCGCCGAGCACGATGAAGCCGTCCGCATCCAGCCGTCCCACGTCGCCGCTGCGGATGTAGCGCCGGCCTTCTGCGTCAAACCACTCGGCCTCGCGCGTCTTGTCGGGCAGGCGGTAGTAGCCACTCATCATGCCGGCCGAGCGGCCGACGATTTCGCCCTGCTCGCCCAGCGGCAACTCGCGCCCCTGCTCGTCGATGAAGCGGATGTCGGCGCCCTCACCGGGGCGGCCCACGGTGTGCAGCTTGGTCGGATGGTCATGGCAGTGCAGCTCGCAGCGCACGCCGCCCTCGGTCATGCCGTAGTACTCGATGAGCCGGCCGGGCCAGCGCCGCAGCACCTCGGCCTTGAGCGTGGCGCTGAAAGGCGCGCTGGTGCAGAACTTGTGCTGCAGCCGGCTCAAGTCGGTGCGGTTGAAATCCGGGCAGGCCATGAGGCGCTGGTACTGCACGGGCACCAGCATGGTGTGGGTGGCGCCGTGCTGCTCGGCCAGCGCCAGGTAGCGCGCGGCGTCGAACTTGCGCATCAGCACCAGCGTGCCGCCCAGCGCCAGTGTGGGCAGCGCCGCCACCAGCGTGGTGTTGGAATACAGTGGCGTGGCACACAGCGAGACGGCATCGGGCCCGTAGCCATTGATGACGGCGCGACGCACATGGGCCCAGCGCATGGCCCAGGATTGCACGATGCCCTTGGGCACGCCCGTGGTGCCCGAGGAATAGATCACGTTGAACGGCCAGTCGGGCGCGGGGGCTATGGGTGCGGGCGCCGCATTCCCGGGGGCCAGCCACAGAGACCAGGGCTCGCCCGCCTCGGGCGCATCGTCCAGCGCCACGCAGCGCAGTGCGGCGCCCGCGTGCAGCGGCCATTGCGCGGCCACCTCGCGGTCACGCAGCACCAGGCGCGCGCCGCAGTTGTCCAGCATGGCGCTCAGGTGCTCGGCCGTGGCCGATGGCGCCAGCGGTGCCACGGCCACGCCAGCGCGCAAAGCGCCCAGGTAAGCCAGCACATATTCGATGGAGGTCCCGGCGCAGAGGGCCACCACGTCGCCGGGCCGCAGGCCGCCCTGCTGCAGGCTGGTGGCCACGCGGTCCATGCCGGTGCACAAGGCGGTGAAGTCGAGGCTGCGCCCGTCTAGGACCAGGGCGGTGTGGTGCGGGCGGTGCACGGCTTGCTGCGCAATCAGTTCGGGCAGCGATCCGAAGGGCTGCGCCAGCAGCTGTTCAATGTCTTGGTGCATGGAAGCCACCATAGCCAAGCCTGCCGCGATGTGTACCTAGGGTTTGGGAGCGAATCGCTTTGCCTTTGGAAAAGCCCCACTTTTGTGCCCACAAAGCAGGGCGGCGCTGGGGGGCGAGCGGCCTGTCGCGCCCCAGCGTTGGTCTGACGGGGCGCGTCAGTCGGCGCTTGGTCCATGGGCTCTCGCAGGGACCAGGGCTAGGGGCCATTGGCGCCGCGCGTGGGTTGCGGCAAACGGGGGCAAACCGTGGCAAACCCATGGTGGCTAAGGGCTTGCGCTCGCGGCGGGCCAACCAGCGGTCGCCGTACACCTTGTCGCTGTGGGTCATCCGTTGGCTGGCCCTGATCGGGCACCGGCCCAGCGGCCCGCGCAGCCCGGCTTCTTACAATAGCGGGCTATGCAAGCCCTCCACTACACCCGCGCCGCGCAATTGCCCGACATCCTCGCCCAACGCATCGTCATCCTCGACGGCGCCACGGGCACCATGATCCAGCGCTTCAAGCTGGGCGAGGCGCAGTACCGGGGCGAGGGCTACACCGGGCCCGATGGCGCGGGCGACCGGTTCAAGGACTTTCCGCGCGACGTGAAGGGCAACAACGAGCTGCTCAGCATCACGCGGCCCGATGTGATCCGTGACATCCACGAGCGGTATCTGGCCGCAGGCGCCGACCTCATCGAGACCAACACCTTCGGCGCCACCACCATCGCGCAGGAGGACTACAAGATGGCCCACCTGGCGCGCGAGATGAACCTCAAATCGGCCCAGCTGGCACGCGCCGCCTGCGACAAATACAGCACGCCCGACAAGCCCCGCTTTGTGGCCGGCGCCCTGGGCCCCACGCCCAAGACGGCCAGCATCAGCCCCGACGTGAACGACCCCGGCGCCCGCAACATCGACTTTGAAACCCTGCGCGCTGCCTACTACGAGCAGACCGAAGCGCTGGTCGAAGGTGGGGCCGACGTGCTGCTGGTCGAGACCATCTTCGACACCTTGAACGCCAAGGCCGCGCTGTTCGCCATCGATGAATTCTTTGAGAACAGCGGCCAGCGCCTGCCGCTCATCATCAGCGGCACCGTCACTGACGCCTCGGGCCGCATCCTGAGCGGCCAGACCGTGACTGCCTTCTGGCACAGCGTGCGCCACTCGCGCCCCCTGGCCATTGGCCTGAACTGCGCCCTGGGCGCCACGCTGATGCGCCCCTACATTCAGGAGCTGAACCGTGTGGCCGAGGACACGTTCATCAGCTGCTACCCCAATGCCGGCCTGCCCAACCCGATGAGCGACACCGGCTTTGACGAGACCCCCGAGATCACCAGCCGCCTGGTGCACGAGTTCGCGGCCGAGGGGCTGGTCAACATTCTGGGTGGCTGCTGCGGCACCACGCCCGACCACATCGGCGCCATCGCCCGTGCGGTGGAGAACGTGCCCACGCGCAAGATGTTTTACCCCGCAGAAGCCTAGAGTAGCGGCCCCCCTGAGTCGCCTGCGGCGCCTTCCCCCAAGGGGGACGCCACTAGCGCGGCGGGGCGGCCCTTGCGCGGTGGCCGCTGGCTTGGGTCACGCCAGTTTCGAGCGTGATGCGGCGTGCAACGTGCATCCGAGGAGAGGGGAATCGCGGTGAGTGAATGGTTTGTAGGAAAATTGGCTTGTAGCGCTTGATGGTCAAGCGCTACAAGCTATCTAATTAATAGCAATAAAGCTGCATTGATGTGCGGCAACCCTGTGCCGTCCCAGGCAGCCCACCATGATCGACCACGCCATCTCGCCTGCTGACACGGCCCCTGCTGCCGACGACACCGCCGCTGACAAAGCCGCCGCCCACGCCGCGCTCAAGCTCGAAAAGCGCCTGGTGCGCCAGGTGGCCCAGGCCATTGGCGACTTTGGCCTGATTGAAGACGGCGATAAGGTGATGGTGTGTGTGTCGGGCGGCAAAGACAGCTACGGCCTGCTCGACGTGCTGCGCATGCTGCAGCAGCGCAACGGCAACCGCTTTGAGCTGATCGCCGTCAACCTCGACCAGAAGCAGCCCGGCTTTCCGGCCCATGTGTTGCCCGAGTATTTGACGAAGGTGGGTGTGCCTTTCCACATCGAAACGCAGGACACCTACAGCGTCGTCAAGGAGCACATCCCCGAGGGCAAGACCATGTGCAGCCTGTGCAGCCGCCTGCGCCGGGGCATCCTTTACCGTGTGGCCGACGAGCTGGGTGCCACCAAGATCGCCCTGGGCCACCACCGCGACGACATGCTGCAGACGTTCTTCCTCAACATGTTCTTTGGCGGCAAGCTCAAGGGCATGCCGCCCAAGGTGCAAAGCGACCGGGGCGACCACCTCATCATCCGCCCCCTGGCCTATGTGGCCGAAGACGACCTCACGCGCTGGGCCGACATCCGCAACTTCCCCATCATCCCCTGCTCCCTGTGCGGCAGCCAGGAGAACCTGCAGCGCAAGCAGATCGGCCAGATGCTGCGCGACTGGCAGCAGCTCTACCCTGGCCGCATCGAGAACATGGCCGTGGCGCTGCGCAACCTGGTGCCTTCGCACTTCATGGACCCGCGCCAGTTCGACTTCAAGGGGTTGGTACCCAACGGCGTGGCCGACGCCGATGGCGACAAGGCCTTTGACGCCGAAGAATTGCCCGCGCAGGCCGTGGGCATGCTCGCGGGCTTGCCGCTGATGCCCGCCATGCCCCGCTGAACCTGACACCGACGATTTTTAGATTGGGCCACCCCATGACCATCCTCAAAGCCCCCGAACTGCTGCTGCCCGCTGGCTCGCTTGACAAGATGCGCGCCGCCTACGACTTTGGCGCCGACGCCGTGTACGCCGGCCAGCCGCGCTACTCCTTGCGCGCGCGCAACAACGAGTTCCGCCTGGAGCAGATCAAGCAAGGCATCGATGAGGCGCACGCACGCGGCAAGAAGTTCTTTGTGACCAGCAACCTGATTGCGCACAACGACAAGATCCGCACCTACCTGCGCGACATCGAGCCCGTGATCGACTGCCAACCCGACGCCCTCATCATGGCCGACGCGGGCCTGATCATGATGGTCAAGGAAAAGTGGCCCGAGCAGGTGGTGCACCTCTCAGTGCAGGCCAACACCACCAACTGGGCGGCGGTGAAGTTCTGGCAAAAGATGGGTGTGGAGCGCATCATCCTCTCGCGCGAACTGAGCCTGGACGAGATCGAAAAGATCCGCCAGGAATGCCCTGATATGGAGCTGGAAGTGTTCGTGCACGGCGCGCTGTGCATCGCGTACTCGGGCCGCTGTTTGCTCAGCGGCTACTTCAACCACCGCGACCCCAATCAGGGCACCTGCACCAACGCCTGCCGCTGGAACTACGCCACGCACGACGCCGACATCGACCCCACCACCGGCGAAGCCATTGCGCAGAAGATGGAAGGCGACTTCAACTTCGAGGCCGCGCAGCAAAAGGCCGAGCAGGCCTTTGCATCGACCACCGGCAACGGCGAGCGCCACCCCAAGGCCGACAAGGTCTACCTGATCGAAGAGGCCGGCCGCCCCGGGCAAATGATGCCCATCATGGAAGACGAGCACGGCACCTACATCATGAACAGCAAGGACCTGCGCGCGGTGGAGCACGTGGCCCGCCTCACGCAGATCGGTGTGGATTCGCTCAAGATCGAAGGCCGCACCAAGAGCCTGTACTACGTGGCCCGCACCGCCCAGGTCTACCGCCGCGCGATTGACGACGCCGTGGCCGGCCGCCCCTTCAACCCCGAGCTGCTGATTGAGCTGGAAGGCCTGTCCAACCGCGGCTACACCGGCGGCCTGCTGGAGCGCCGCCCCAGCAACGACTACCAGAACTACATCAACGGCCACTCGGCAACGCAGCGCAGCCAGTATGTGGGCGAGGTGCTGGGTGCCGAGGGGCAGGCCGATGTGGGCCTGTTAGGCGATTGGGTGTTGGTGGAAACCAAGAACCACTTTGCCGTGGGCGACCTGATTGAGGTGGTGCACCCGAGTGGGAATATCACGGTGCGGCTGGAGCAGATGCGTGACGTGCTCGGCCA
It contains:
- a CDS encoding PaaI family thioesterase encodes the protein MQHPSTDHDNIPASPFVGEAPDMFFGLPMAMARAMALRGERIGNDMAQVRMGFQADQANSRGEVHGGSIATLLDCTLAAAARAHDPAAYGVATIDLTLHYVAAGTGDLIATARCERRGRSISFVRGEVRAEDGTLVALATGSFKLMARQPAPARA
- a CDS encoding tripartite tricarboxylate transporter substrate binding protein; protein product: MPMPHSTRRRRAVLATLTLSATALLAPAAQAADPWPAKPIQLVIPYPPGGSADLLGRPLAMQLQQQLGQTVVLEYKPGAGGTLASQYVARAKPDGYTVLMVLAAHAINDSLYPKLPYDTRKDFAPVSLVANLPMVVAASGKLPARNMQELIQAAKAAPGKLTFGSAGNGNTGHLAAEYFSSIAGVKMTHVPYKGSAGVVNAMLAGDIDLTFDSISTSMPHIRGGRMHALAATSPQRSALAPEVATVQEQGIAGFDVTGWYALIAPAGTPPEITQRLSREIATALRQPQLQAQMAAGGYEPVGSTPEALQAHIEREITRWAAVVKSTGAKVD
- a CDS encoding class I adenylate-forming enzyme family protein, with translation MHQDIEQLLAQPFGSLPELIAQQAVHRPHHTALVLDGRSLDFTALCTGMDRVATSLQQGGLRPGDVVALCAGTSIEYVLAYLGALRAGVAVAPLAPSATAEHLSAMLDNCGARLVLRDREVAAQWPLHAGAALRCVALDDAPEAGEPWSLWLAPGNAAPAPIAPAPDWPFNVIYSSGTTGVPKGIVQSWAMRWAHVRRAVINGYGPDAVSLCATPLYSNTTLVAALPTLALGGTLVLMRKFDAARYLALAEQHGATHTMLVPVQYQRLMACPDFNRTDLSRLQHKFCTSAPFSATLKAEVLRRWPGRLIEYYGMTEGGVRCELHCHDHPTKLHTVGRPGEGADIRFIDEQGRELPLGEQGEIVGRSAGMMSGYYRLPDKTREAEWFDAEGRRYIRSGDVGRLDADGFIVLGDRKKDMIITGGFNVYPSDIESVLCQHPQVAECAVVGVPSEQWGETPVAYVVPLAGTQPTAAELRDWLNARVGKTQRVADLQLTERLPRSEIGKVLKRTLREQYLQTTPVND
- a CDS encoding homocysteine S-methyltransferase family protein, which produces MQALHYTRAAQLPDILAQRIVILDGATGTMIQRFKLGEAQYRGEGYTGPDGAGDRFKDFPRDVKGNNELLSITRPDVIRDIHERYLAAGADLIETNTFGATTIAQEDYKMAHLAREMNLKSAQLARAACDKYSTPDKPRFVAGALGPTPKTASISPDVNDPGARNIDFETLRAAYYEQTEALVEGGADVLLVETIFDTLNAKAALFAIDEFFENSGQRLPLIISGTVTDASGRILSGQTVTAFWHSVRHSRPLAIGLNCALGATLMRPYIQELNRVAEDTFISCYPNAGLPNPMSDTGFDETPEITSRLVHEFAAEGLVNILGGCCGTTPDHIGAIARAVENVPTRKMFYPAEA
- the ttcA gene encoding tRNA 2-thiocytidine(32) synthetase TtcA — its product is MIDHAISPADTAPAADDTAADKAAAHAALKLEKRLVRQVAQAIGDFGLIEDGDKVMVCVSGGKDSYGLLDVLRMLQQRNGNRFELIAVNLDQKQPGFPAHVLPEYLTKVGVPFHIETQDTYSVVKEHIPEGKTMCSLCSRLRRGILYRVADELGATKIALGHHRDDMLQTFFLNMFFGGKLKGMPPKVQSDRGDHLIIRPLAYVAEDDLTRWADIRNFPIIPCSLCGSQENLQRKQIGQMLRDWQQLYPGRIENMAVALRNLVPSHFMDPRQFDFKGLVPNGVADADGDKAFDAEELPAQAVGMLAGLPLMPAMPR
- the yegQ gene encoding tRNA 5-hydroxyuridine modification protein YegQ; translation: MTILKAPELLLPAGSLDKMRAAYDFGADAVYAGQPRYSLRARNNEFRLEQIKQGIDEAHARGKKFFVTSNLIAHNDKIRTYLRDIEPVIDCQPDALIMADAGLIMMVKEKWPEQVVHLSVQANTTNWAAVKFWQKMGVERIILSRELSLDEIEKIRQECPDMELEVFVHGALCIAYSGRCLLSGYFNHRDPNQGTCTNACRWNYATHDADIDPTTGEAIAQKMEGDFNFEAAQQKAEQAFASTTGNGERHPKADKVYLIEEAGRPGQMMPIMEDEHGTYIMNSKDLRAVEHVARLTQIGVDSLKIEGRTKSLYYVARTAQVYRRAIDDAVAGRPFNPELLIELEGLSNRGYTGGLLERRPSNDYQNYINGHSATQRSQYVGEVLGAEGQADVGLLGDWVLVETKNHFAVGDLIEVVHPSGNITVRLEQMRDVLGQSVQVAQGNPVRVWIQLAGRYSGALLARVVEGQAALPEAEVVVAT